From the Cyclopterus lumpus isolate fCycLum1 chromosome 25, fCycLum1.pri, whole genome shotgun sequence genome, one window contains:
- the LOC117728060 gene encoding ras-related protein Rab-1B-like — translation MNPEYDYLFKLLLIGDSGVGKSCLLLRFADDTYTESYISTIGVDFKIRTIDMDSKTVKLQIWDTAGQERFRTITSSYYRGAHGIIIVYDVTEQESFNNVKQWLDEIDRYACENVSRLLVGNKSDLDSKKVVDVATAQDLASSLKVPFLETSAKSSDNVERAFLTMASEIHKRVASEGGGMQGESKEARAQSAKINSAPLWLGGEKQTPQAANCC, via the exons ATGAATCCAGAATA cgACTACCTGTTCAAACTTCTTCTGATCGGTGACTCTGGAGTCGGAAAGTCATGTCTGCTGCTGCGCTTCGCG gaTGACACCTACACTGAGAGCTACATCTCCACCATCGGGGTCGACTTCAAGATCAGGACCATCGACATGGACAGCAAGACAGTGAAACTACAGATT tGGGACACCGCAGGTCAGGAGAGGTTTCGAACCATCACCTCCAGCTACTACAGGGGAGCCCACGGCATCATCATCGTCTACGACGTCACGGAGCAG gAGTCCTTCAACAATGTGAAGCAGTGGCTGGACGAGATAGATCGCTACGCCTGTGAGAACGTCTCCAGGCTGCTGGTGGGGAACAAGTCTGACCTCGACAGTAAGAAGGTGGTGGACGTCGCCACTGCTCAG GACCTGGCCTCGTCTCTCAAGGTCCCCTTCCTGGAGACCAGCGCCAAGAGCTCGGACAACGTGGAGCGGGCTTTCCTCACCATGGCCTCGGAGATCCACAAGCGCGTGGCCAGCGAGGGAGGGGGGATGCAGGGCGAGTCGAAGGAGGCCCGGGCCCAGAGTGCCAAGATCAACAGCGCCCCGCTGTGGCTGGGAGGGGAGAAGCAGACGCCGCAGGCCGCCAACTGCTGCTGA